The following coding sequences are from one Desulfosporosinus orientis DSM 765 window:
- a CDS encoding response regulator transcription factor, producing the protein MDKVNILIVDDDKNICKLINLYLKKAEYETTICHDGSKAIDLIQKTKVDLVLLDLMIPEINGWEVCKLLKIEHNIPVIMVSARDVIKDKIAGFDAGADDYIVKPFDPEELVARVKARLKSRTSEIRNIKEKNVVTIHNLAIDMDQYQVRMDGQEVDLKPKEIQLLHFLAKNKNIVFTREQLLEKLWDYNNAGDTRTVDVHIKCLREKLKNTTGGWKIKTIWGVGYKMEVQ; encoded by the coding sequence GTGGATAAAGTTAATATCCTAATTGTGGACGATGATAAAAATATATGTAAATTAATAAACCTGTATTTAAAAAAAGCAGAATACGAAACAACTATTTGTCATGATGGCAGCAAAGCTATTGATCTAATCCAAAAAACTAAAGTCGACTTGGTTTTACTGGATCTTATGATCCCCGAGATCAATGGTTGGGAGGTCTGTAAGCTCTTAAAAATTGAACACAATATTCCGGTCATTATGGTAAGTGCCAGGGATGTTATTAAGGATAAGATTGCCGGTTTTGACGCAGGGGCCGATGATTATATTGTTAAACCTTTTGATCCGGAGGAACTGGTGGCCAGGGTGAAGGCCAGGTTAAAGTCACGGACTTCGGAAATAAGAAACATCAAGGAAAAAAATGTTGTAACTATTCACAATTTGGCCATCGATATGGATCAGTACCAAGTAAGAATGGATGGGCAAGAGGTTGACTTAAAACCGAAGGAAATCCAATTGCTCCATTTCTTGGCCAAGAATAAAAATATCGTTTTTACGAGAGAACAGCTTCTAGAGAAACTTTGGGATTATAATAATGCCGGAGATACAAGAACTGTCGATGTGCACATCAAGTGTCTCAGAGAAAAATTGAAGAATACCACCGGCGGCTGGAAAATCAAAACAATATGGGGTGTTGGGTATAAAATGGAGGTCCAATAG
- a CDS encoding FtsW/RodA/SpoVE family cell cycle protein, whose protein sequence is MVITESDKFQVYINEVCSQISLRDAHQEIKLELMSHLREGCDEYLSQGFSDDEAVSKAIAQMGDAALVGKQLDKVHKPKQEWSILALSLLFVSTGLLVLYFMGNQGLLTTSFFTKGLLYTTLGVFIIAGLYFFDYRKLEAYSKHIYVGTILLLAITYFSGLSISGKHWLQIGGVTLDVAAISPLLFAITLAGILNKWDWSKSRMLLSGLLLCVMPLVFILLNGSLAAGAIYFITCMVFLIVSGAGYRIALLLMGLAGGTTALSIISKPYILHRLTAFINTHADPLGSSYQTIMLSNLISSSGYYGQSFTFDTRGIPAAHTDFIFAYISCTFGWIAAIILAVLIMMFLIRMTRIAVIVKNNYARLLASGLAAIFAVQFLWNIAMNLGFAPISEVGLPFISYGGSQLIINALAVGIILSIYRRKNGPIDNQGGPVNL, encoded by the coding sequence ATGGTGATAACCGAGAGTGATAAGTTTCAAGTATATATCAATGAAGTTTGCTCGCAAATAAGCTTGCGTGATGCCCATCAGGAAATCAAGCTTGAGCTTATGTCCCACCTTCGAGAAGGGTGTGATGAGTATTTGTCCCAAGGCTTTTCAGACGATGAAGCAGTGAGCAAGGCAATTGCTCAAATGGGAGATGCAGCCCTTGTCGGAAAACAACTGGACAAGGTGCACAAGCCTAAACAAGAATGGAGCATCCTGGCACTAAGCCTATTGTTTGTAAGTACGGGCCTATTGGTGTTGTACTTTATGGGAAACCAAGGTCTGCTTACGACTTCATTTTTTACAAAGGGTTTGCTTTATACTACGCTTGGAGTGTTTATTATAGCTGGGTTGTATTTCTTTGATTATAGAAAGCTGGAGGCTTATTCTAAACATATTTACGTGGGTACCATATTGCTGCTGGCTATAACATATTTTTCAGGTTTATCAATTAGTGGTAAACACTGGTTGCAAATAGGAGGAGTAACCCTGGACGTTGCAGCAATATCTCCGTTATTGTTTGCAATAACTCTGGCAGGCATTTTAAACAAATGGGATTGGAGCAAATCCAGAATGTTATTGTCTGGATTATTATTATGTGTAATGCCATTGGTTTTCATTTTGCTTAATGGTTCATTAGCTGCCGGGGCCATTTATTTCATAACTTGTATGGTATTCTTAATTGTTTCAGGGGCAGGATACAGGATCGCTTTATTGCTAATGGGTCTGGCAGGGGGTACAACTGCTCTGTCAATTATCAGCAAGCCTTACATACTTCACAGGTTAACTGCATTTATTAATACTCATGCAGATCCATTGGGAAGCAGTTACCAAACTATTATGCTGAGTAATTTAATTAGTTCCTCTGGGTATTATGGACAGAGCTTTACATTTGATACAAGGGGCATACCTGCTGCCCATACTGATTTTATCTTTGCTTATATAAGCTGCACCTTTGGATGGATTGCGGCAATAATATTGGCGGTTCTAATTATGATGTTCTTAATACGTATGACACGGATTGCAGTTATAGTGAAAAACAATTATGCCAGGCTGCTTGCAAGTGGGTTAGCTGCTATTTTTGCTGTGCAGTTTTTATGGAATATAGCCATGAATCTAGGTTTTGCTCCTATTAGTGAGGTCGGGCTGCCCTTCATCAGCTATGGCGGTTCGCAGCTCATCATTAATGCTTTGGCAGTGGGGATAATTCTCAGTATTTACAGGAGAAAAAATGGCCCTATCGACAACCAAGGTGGTCCGGTTAACCTTTAA
- a CDS encoding sensor histidine kinase, translated as MLKSIFLRLLVTYLLITIFVITSMTFIVANIYKNTVFKEEREHLESVAQRANSLAQDYYNQLISEKELNSAVNAMGYSTESVIYVLKINKEHFAEHQKLLLSGLNEEFVAQDLKLVLDGRKVFRQEQYSVGFGTYVLFSGSPLTINGKVEGAILVISPINNLNQNIARMNLIIWAVAVAMIIVSVPFVYLNSRRISKPIKEMEVTARKIAAGEKADHTVIFSQDEIGRLANSFNNMKDQIEKTEKMRQELIADVSHELRTPLTSINGFVQAIIDGVIEPENHGEYLLLIQDEAKRLIRLTSDLLDLAKLQSGGIEMYKERINLFALVEGVLAVFSPQAENKELSIINRVAQELYVRADSSALKQVLINIISNAIKYSPAKGQIIVNAEQDSNHVRLAVCDNGIGIAEEDLPYIFEKFYRSDRVRNSEDKSTGLGLSIAKNLIELNGGSIWAESTERRGTSVIFTLPVDF; from the coding sequence ATGTTAAAAAGTATATTTTTACGCCTATTAGTCACCTACCTGCTAATTACTATTTTCGTGATAACATCTATGACTTTCATTGTTGCCAATATTTATAAAAATACTGTTTTTAAGGAGGAGAGAGAACATCTTGAGTCGGTTGCCCAAAGAGCGAATAGTTTAGCCCAGGATTACTATAATCAACTAATTTCAGAGAAGGAACTTAACTCTGCGGTCAATGCCATGGGTTACAGTACAGAGTCGGTGATTTATGTCCTAAAAATCAATAAAGAGCATTTTGCAGAGCATCAGAAATTATTATTAAGTGGTCTAAATGAAGAATTTGTTGCTCAGGATTTAAAGTTGGTGCTGGACGGCCGGAAGGTTTTCCGCCAGGAACAGTACTCAGTAGGTTTCGGCACCTATGTTTTATTTTCAGGCAGTCCCTTGACTATTAACGGCAAGGTCGAAGGGGCAATCCTCGTGATTTCTCCGATCAATAACCTCAATCAAAATATTGCCCGCATGAACCTAATTATCTGGGCCGTGGCCGTAGCCATGATAATCGTGAGTGTGCCGTTTGTTTATTTAAACTCCAGGAGAATCTCCAAACCCATTAAAGAAATGGAAGTAACAGCACGCAAAATTGCTGCCGGAGAAAAAGCCGATCACACAGTGATTTTCTCCCAAGATGAAATTGGCCGCTTAGCCAACTCCTTTAATAACATGAAAGATCAAATAGAAAAAACAGAAAAAATGAGACAGGAATTGATTGCCGATGTTTCCCATGAACTAAGAACGCCATTGACCTCAATTAATGGATTTGTACAGGCCATTATTGACGGTGTCATAGAACCGGAAAACCATGGCGAGTATTTACTCCTAATTCAGGATGAAGCTAAGCGTTTGATCAGGTTAACCTCCGATTTGTTAGACCTGGCTAAGCTTCAGTCCGGCGGAATTGAAATGTATAAGGAACGGATTAACTTATTTGCGCTAGTGGAAGGTGTTTTGGCTGTATTCAGCCCCCAAGCTGAGAACAAAGAGTTATCTATAATTAACCGTGTGGCCCAAGAGCTTTATGTTAGGGCTGATTCCTCAGCCTTAAAACAAGTATTAATTAATATCATTAGTAATGCAATCAAATATTCCCCGGCAAAGGGACAAATTATCGTAAACGCGGAGCAAGACAGTAATCATGTCCGCCTGGCAGTTTGTGATAACGGTATCGGGATAGCGGAGGAAGATTTGCCTTATATTTTTGAAAAATTTTATCGTTCCGACAGAGTTCGGAACTCGGAAGATAAAAGTACGGGACTCGGCTTATCCATCGCCAAAAATTTAATTGAGTTAAACGGGGGAAGTATTTGGGCTGAAAGTACAGAGAGAAGGGGAACTTCAGTCATATTCACTTTGCCTGTTGATTTTTAG